A stretch of Deltaproteobacteria bacterium DNA encodes these proteins:
- a CDS encoding nucleotide sugar dehydrogenase — protein sequence MAKNIVKEKLLEKIEKRSALIGVIGLGYVGLPLVLRFCDEGFRVLGFDVDSSKVKALNAGRSYIKHIAAGDIAKHVKGKKFAATADMNRLKEPDAVIICVPTPLGKMREPDMSYVVGTTKEIVERLRIGQLVSLESTTYPGTTDEILLTEFEKTGLRVGKDYFLVFSPEREDPGRKDFSTKTIPKVVGGVTKDCLAAGSLLYSQIIDKVVEVSTTRAAEMTKLLENIYRCVNIALVNELKMLTDKMGIDIWEVIDASKTKPFGFQAFYPGPGLGGHCIPIDPFYLTWKAKEYEFATRFIELAGEINTSMPSYVIGKVGTALNKEGKSVKGSRILVLGAAYKKDVDDMRESPSVHIIEMLKGLGAKVDYNDPYVPKMPRMRHHAIELKSVKLTPAALKKYDCVVISTDHTCYDYKMIAVNSKIVVDARGAARKFKSKKVVPA from the coding sequence ATGGCGAAAAATATCGTAAAAGAAAAACTGCTTGAAAAAATAGAAAAACGAAGCGCGCTCATAGGCGTTATCGGGCTTGGTTATGTCGGGTTGCCGCTGGTACTCAGGTTCTGCGACGAAGGCTTCAGGGTGCTCGGGTTCGATGTTGACTCGTCCAAAGTAAAGGCGCTCAATGCCGGAAGGTCTTACATAAAGCACATAGCCGCAGGGGATATCGCAAAACATGTCAAGGGAAAGAAGTTTGCCGCGACCGCTGACATGAACAGGCTTAAGGAGCCGGATGCGGTCATCATATGCGTGCCTACGCCGCTGGGTAAGATGCGCGAGCCGGATATGAGCTATGTTGTCGGTACGACAAAGGAGATAGTGGAGCGCCTTAGAATAGGCCAGCTTGTTTCTCTTGAGTCCACTACTTATCCCGGAACAACCGACGAAATACTTCTTACGGAATTCGAAAAAACAGGGCTTCGTGTCGGCAAAGATTACTTCCTTGTATTCTCGCCCGAAAGGGAAGATCCGGGGAGAAAGGATTTTTCGACAAAGACGATTCCCAAGGTGGTTGGCGGTGTTACAAAGGATTGTCTGGCAGCGGGCAGTCTGTTGTACTCGCAGATTATAGATAAGGTGGTAGAGGTCTCTACCACGCGCGCGGCAGAGATGACAAAGCTTCTCGAGAATATATATCGCTGCGTCAATATAGCGCTTGTAAACGAGCTTAAGATGCTTACCGATAAGATGGGCATTGACATATGGGAGGTCATCGATGCCTCGAAGACCAAGCCCTTCGGGTTCCAGGCCTTTTATCCGGGCCCGGGCCTTGGCGGGCATTGCATTCCCATAGACCCGTTTTACCTTACGTGGAAGGCGAAGGAGTACGAGTTCGCAACGCGCTTTATAGAGCTTGCCGGGGAGATAAACACCTCCATGCCTTCTTATGTCATTGGGAAGGTCGGTACAGCGCTAAACAAGGAAGGCAAGTCCGTCAAAGGCTCGCGTATCCTTGTGCTCGGAGCGGCGTATAAAAAAGATGTGGATGACATGAGGGAGTCTCCTTCCGTGCATATCATAGAAATGCTAAAGGGGCTTGGCGCAAAGGTGGATTATAACGACCCCTATGTGCCGAAGATGCCGAGGATGCGGCACCATGCAATCGAACTTAAGTCCGTGAAACTTACCCCCGCGGCGTTAAAGAAATACGATTGCGTCGTCATATCCACGGACCATACGTGTTACGACTATAAGATGATAGCTGTTAACAGCAAGATAGTGGTGGATGCAAGAGGCGCGGCAAGGAAATTTAAAAGCAAAAAGGTGGTGCCGGCGTAG
- a CDS encoding winged helix-turn-helix transcriptional regulator, protein MDGYRSLLVLDEISRNGDLTQREISKNLGIALGLINSYIKNLISKGYITVSGIPAKRYKYYLTPNGFLEKTRLTYEHLRNFTNLYRVARTDFAELFARLKELGISRVAFCGVDEVAEIAYLSLKEAGLELVCISDIERTEKFFDMPVVGIEKLRDGAAEAIVITSFYRSAELSKALIEAGVVQARIIDISKKGQV, encoded by the coding sequence ATGGATGGGTACCGTTCGCTTCTCGTGCTTGACGAGATATCGCGAAACGGCGACCTAACCCAGCGTGAAATAAGCAAAAACCTCGGTATTGCGCTGGGACTCATAAATTCCTACATAAAGAATCTCATTTCAAAAGGTTACATAACAGTCTCCGGTATTCCCGCAAAGCGCTACAAATATTATCTTACGCCAAATGGTTTTCTTGAAAAGACCCGTCTCACCTACGAACATCTGAGGAATTTTACCAACCTCTACAGGGTTGCGAGGACGGATTTCGCTGAACTGTTTGCAAGGTTGAAGGAGCTTGGCATAAGCAGAGTCGCTTTCTGCGGCGTAGATGAGGTTGCCGAGATAGCGTATCTGTCTTTAAAGGAGGCCGGGTTGGAGCTTGTCTGCATTTCGGATATCGAAAGAACCGAAAAGTTTTTCGATATGCCGGTTGTCGGTATTGAAAAGCTCAGGGACGGCGCAGCCGAGGCCATAGTAATAACTTCGTTTTATAGAAGCGCGGAACTTTCGAAGGCATTGATAGAGGCAGGGGTTGTTCAGGCACGGATCATAGACATCAGCAAAAAAGGACAGGTTTGA
- a CDS encoding AAA family ATPase: MNARDFEKEIKIHIEARYPILWLVSFEERRVERIVENLCNTNGFKFWTWSVSKGLYGSDKKKKEPVGREKILTSIEEKIVKNEEINNFFLLKDIAGYFQSHEFLRKFRDIPGTIEDYRSLNTVCILSPTLSEIPPELEEDIVVIELSLPEYDEIEEMVNTNFSKYIPASWHSSTRSVLYKSLQGLSLDNIKRVVRKAISLNRGVLNEECIKYIQDEKQQIIKKQQILDYYPYRETIDHIGGLDEIKKWFVEREHVFRLSKGKIETLGLDVPKGLMLIGVPGSGKSLCCKALAGIWNLPLLRMDVGRLFGSTVGESEKNIRKAIQLAEAVSPCIMWIDEIDKAFGGISGFQGDSGTQLRVFGTFITWLQEKDKPVFVIATANDPKNLPPELWRKGRYDEVFFVDLPSAEERDEIFKIHLERRGQKPSNFRLKELSQNSQGYTGAEIEQAIKDAVVATFNTLHEGKEAKEADAIIDGTLTLSLDTATLLEAIRHITPLSVLKKEEIEALREWSQQRARPASKSLFMQRAEMLSDAEKRTIAIHEAGHIIMMWHHFNGTPVFVSIDNYKDTSAFTGKSESLVNTLTKRDLEKEIGVMLGGMVAEDEVGGADSKTVGASHDLSDATAKARRMVVEYGFGDIMKNTSLVELQEYAMMSGKDILEDIQKIIHGAKEETESVISKNKALLEKLADKLVAEILVNGEGLRNFLTQHNLE; encoded by the coding sequence ATGAATGCCAGAGATTTTGAAAAAGAGATAAAAATCCACATCGAAGCGCGCTACCCCATTTTGTGGCTCGTATCGTTCGAAGAGCGCCGGGTCGAGCGCATCGTCGAAAACCTCTGCAATACCAACGGGTTCAAGTTCTGGACATGGTCCGTGTCAAAAGGGCTCTACGGTAGCGACAAAAAAAAGAAAGAGCCCGTTGGCAGGGAAAAAATCCTTACCTCCATTGAGGAAAAGATAGTAAAGAACGAGGAAATCAATAACTTCTTCCTTTTAAAGGACATTGCCGGGTATTTCCAATCCCACGAGTTCCTAAGAAAGTTTCGCGACATCCCGGGCACCATCGAGGACTATCGCTCGCTTAACACCGTCTGCATCCTCTCGCCAACACTTAGCGAGATTCCGCCGGAGCTCGAAGAAGACATCGTGGTAATCGAGCTTAGCCTGCCCGAGTACGACGAAATCGAGGAGATGGTAAACACGAACTTTTCCAAATACATCCCCGCGTCGTGGCATTCGTCTACGAGGTCGGTTCTCTACAAATCGCTACAGGGCCTTTCTCTAGATAACATCAAAAGGGTCGTAAGAAAGGCAATCAGCCTGAATAGAGGCGTGCTGAACGAAGAATGCATCAAGTACATACAGGACGAGAAGCAGCAAATCATAAAAAAGCAGCAGATACTCGATTACTACCCCTACAGGGAAACTATCGACCACATCGGCGGCCTCGATGAAATAAAAAAATGGTTCGTCGAGAGAGAGCATGTCTTCCGTTTAAGCAAGGGCAAAATCGAAACTCTCGGCCTTGACGTTCCAAAAGGCCTCATGCTAATTGGCGTTCCGGGCTCCGGGAAAAGCCTCTGCTGCAAGGCCCTTGCCGGCATCTGGAACCTTCCGCTTCTAAGAATGGACGTAGGCCGTCTCTTTGGCTCGACAGTCGGAGAGTCCGAGAAAAATATTCGTAAGGCCATACAGCTTGCAGAGGCGGTAAGCCCCTGCATAATGTGGATCGACGAGATAGACAAGGCATTCGGCGGAATATCCGGTTTCCAGGGGGATTCGGGCACGCAGCTAAGGGTGTTTGGCACCTTCATCACATGGCTGCAGGAAAAGGACAAACCCGTCTTTGTCATAGCAACTGCCAACGACCCGAAAAACCTTCCTCCCGAGCTATGGAGAAAAGGCCGCTACGACGAAGTGTTCTTCGTCGATCTTCCAAGCGCCGAGGAAAGAGACGAAATATTCAAGATACACCTCGAAAGAAGAGGACAAAAACCGTCGAACTTCCGCTTAAAGGAACTCTCGCAGAACTCGCAGGGCTACACGGGCGCCGAGATAGAGCAGGCCATAAAGGACGCGGTCGTTGCCACATTCAACACTCTGCACGAGGGAAAAGAAGCAAAAGAGGCCGACGCAATAATAGACGGCACCTTAACCCTCTCACTCGACACGGCAACGCTTCTCGAAGCGATACGGCACATAACGCCGCTCTCGGTTCTGAAAAAAGAGGAGATCGAGGCGCTTCGCGAATGGAGCCAGCAAAGGGCGCGGCCCGCATCGAAGTCTCTCTTCATGCAGCGCGCAGAGATGCTCTCTGACGCGGAAAAGCGCACTATCGCCATACACGAGGCCGGACATATAATAATGATGTGGCATCACTTCAATGGCACGCCGGTCTTCGTGAGCATAGATAACTACAAGGACACCTCTGCATTCACCGGCAAGAGCGAAAGCCTCGTAAACACACTTACCAAGCGCGACCTGGAAAAGGAAATCGGCGTGATGCTTGGCGGCATGGTGGCCGAAGACGAGGTCGGCGGAGCGGACTCGAAAACTGTTGGCGCCTCGCACGACCTTAGCGACGCAACGGCCAAGGCAAGAAGAATGGTCGTGGAATACGGCTTTGGCGACATAATGAAGAACACGAGCCTTGTAGAGCTCCAGGAATACGCCATGATGTCCGGGAAAGACATTCTCGAGGACATACAGAAGATAATCCACGGCGCAAAGGAAGAGACCGAGTCCGTCATTTCGAAGAACAAAGCGCTTCTCGAAAAGCTCGCGGACAAGCTCGTGGCGGAGATACTCGTAAACGGCGAGGGATTAAGGAATTTCCTTACGCAGCACAATCTGGAATAA
- a CDS encoding radical SAM protein has translation MASSIFIDTHAIIERSRVNGPGQRLVVFFQGCHRNCPGCFNPATHSIGTGVKYGIREIFARFLSKNVSGLTVSGGEPFLQSAALCELLKTAKREHGLTTAVYTGFTIEEIRSSTELSPALEHIDVLIDGAFDENNTERTTLARGSTNQRLHFLSGVYSIDDFILPGKAEIIINKDGSVVETGFSKPAGINSILL, from the coding sequence ATGGCATCGTCGATATTCATAGACACGCACGCGATAATCGAGAGGTCGCGTGTAAACGGCCCAGGACAGAGGCTGGTGGTCTTTTTCCAGGGCTGTCACAGGAACTGTCCTGGCTGCTTCAATCCGGCAACGCACTCAATCGGCACTGGCGTCAAATACGGCATACGGGAGATATTCGCGCGTTTCCTCTCTAAAAACGTAAGCGGCTTAACTGTTAGCGGAGGTGAGCCGTTTCTGCAAAGCGCGGCGCTCTGTGAACTGCTTAAAACCGCAAAACGCGAACACGGCCTTACGACCGCCGTGTACACGGGATTCACGATAGAGGAAATACGTTCATCAACGGAGCTTAGCCCTGCGCTCGAGCACATAGACGTGCTCATAGACGGGGCGTTCGACGAAAACAACACAGAAAGGACAACTCTTGCAAGAGGTTCCACAAACCAGCGCCTTCACTTTCTCTCCGGCGTTTATTCGATAGATGATTTTATTTTGCCAGGCAAAGCGGAGATAATAATCAACAAGGACGGTTCGGTGGTAGAGACCGGATTTTCGAAGCCGGCGGGAATAAACTCCATCCTCTTGTAA
- a CDS encoding Hsp70 family protein, translated as MTIENFFRDNSGIARTSAVEQRDAALKYLRSLPESSDRAEDFKSAYAYIRNISDAEEMRNALIELAITMPKHGPCMDLFKEVFPGAINSTDAIPEPIHRKSTLTRLVDCVPDKPEYAEAYARVVEKYIEAADKIDDRFARRYALAEIASRLKHRDEYEALMLHAMKVSLGFAGLPGFRQYSLPEIARELPKSCDVEVYRNHTFLGLAFSLPHRGEFLELFKKALTTAIESTEHIVEPYYKKYALLFMANRLPETAEFLPLRKSAFRAALASVDTLADSFARQYGYNEFLKDVPKTREFSDILLDTVEKSLPFFSLRSQMSDYEPIEILDRILIVADKKISDSKKKHYTRFHYADFFLKQLNLIADNLNDVRLLEILRPYTHVWVRPKTFRDSIRKVFDKVSSLKGRYHGAEVERPLYVSEACLGIDKRSRTASVMADTREGYALSIDLGATNTVVMLKKPGAFPEFVNIEGLSETIGSVAFISTAVDKNNDLIGAAAPAQSRSNNIKKLFMEGDEEGRELIEKFFRILYSRIKESVEVPGFFKKLSGRIFDTVSVTVPVGYTDYSGELTRIIEKYAGSARIKLVEEPLAAAIGYNVAEKKEKFVLVLDFGGCTLDPMLLRLSTDMTHVIAKPDRSKMLGGRDIDRWVAEYVNEKHNLRTNPSGHEALTAAEALKIELSAKNSAKFVFGGRDIAELTRIEFEELLSRRGFYSDIDRELSNVLKKASKLGVYKSMIEAVIITGGSSQIPSFKEKISHYFHNLAVQNAIYDHSPLSSVARGAALYGTASVLDRHLAMAYAIKHIAREEEKQFAYEIVLEKGESLPFKKTLRFTPAMTLGGQKEIFLELFEVPDSLIVRRWISEGGMEFIKQILKHTPDELDLRAFKTVTLSFDAPIEGSTDITFIVEENGRLKVRYEKDGRELATDIHLQ; from the coding sequence ATGACGATAGAGAACTTCTTCAGGGACAATTCCGGCATAGCGCGCACAAGCGCAGTTGAGCAGCGCGACGCGGCGCTAAAATACCTGCGCTCGCTGCCAGAGTCTAGCGACAGGGCCGAGGACTTCAAATCGGCGTACGCGTACATACGAAACATCAGCGACGCCGAAGAAATGCGAAACGCACTCATCGAGCTTGCCATCACGATGCCAAAGCACGGCCCGTGCATGGACCTGTTTAAAGAAGTGTTCCCCGGCGCCATCAACTCCACAGACGCCATACCCGAGCCCATACACCGCAAATCAACGCTTACGCGCCTTGTAGACTGCGTGCCCGACAAACCGGAGTACGCCGAGGCATACGCGCGCGTCGTGGAAAAATACATCGAGGCCGCAGACAAGATAGACGACCGCTTTGCGCGGCGCTACGCGCTTGCGGAAATTGCATCGAGACTCAAACACAGGGACGAATACGAAGCCCTCATGCTCCATGCCATGAAGGTGAGCCTCGGGTTTGCCGGCCTTCCGGGCTTTAGGCAATACTCGCTTCCCGAGATAGCAAGGGAACTTCCGAAAAGCTGCGACGTGGAGGTCTACAGAAACCACACATTCCTCGGGCTTGCGTTCTCGCTGCCGCACAGGGGCGAGTTCCTCGAACTCTTCAAAAAGGCCCTGACCACGGCCATCGAGTCAACGGAGCACATCGTTGAGCCGTATTACAAGAAATACGCCCTTCTCTTCATGGCCAACAGGCTGCCCGAGACAGCAGAGTTTTTACCGCTAAGAAAGAGCGCTTTCAGGGCCGCCCTTGCCTCGGTCGACACGCTCGCCGACAGCTTCGCCAGGCAGTACGGATATAACGAATTCCTAAAGGACGTGCCAAAGACGCGCGAATTCTCCGACATACTGCTCGATACGGTCGAGAAGAGCCTTCCGTTCTTTTCTCTAAGAAGCCAGATGTCGGACTACGAGCCCATAGAGATACTCGACCGGATACTGATCGTCGCGGACAAAAAAATATCGGATTCGAAGAAAAAACATTACACCCGCTTCCATTACGCCGATTTTTTCCTGAAACAGCTGAACCTGATAGCCGATAACTTAAACGATGTGCGCCTTCTGGAAATTCTAAGGCCCTACACGCACGTATGGGTAAGGCCAAAAACTTTCAGGGACTCGATACGCAAGGTGTTCGACAAGGTCTCGTCCTTAAAAGGCAGATACCACGGCGCCGAAGTAGAGCGTCCACTTTATGTCAGCGAGGCATGCCTCGGCATAGACAAACGAAGCCGCACGGCATCCGTTATGGCGGATACGCGCGAAGGCTACGCGCTCTCGATAGACCTTGGCGCCACCAATACCGTTGTAATGCTTAAAAAACCCGGGGCATTCCCGGAATTCGTCAACATAGAAGGATTATCCGAAACCATCGGAAGCGTTGCCTTCATAAGCACGGCAGTAGACAAGAACAACGACTTGATAGGCGCTGCGGCGCCGGCCCAGTCGCGCTCGAACAACATAAAAAAACTGTTCATGGAAGGCGACGAAGAGGGGCGCGAGCTCATCGAGAAGTTTTTCCGCATCCTGTACTCCAGAATAAAGGAATCTGTCGAGGTGCCCGGGTTTTTCAAGAAACTTTCCGGCAGGATTTTCGATACCGTTTCCGTGACAGTGCCGGTCGGGTATACGGATTACAGCGGCGAACTTACCAGAATCATCGAAAAATACGCGGGCAGCGCGCGCATAAAGCTCGTGGAAGAGCCGCTTGCTGCGGCGATAGGCTATAACGTGGCGGAGAAAAAGGAAAAATTCGTCCTTGTTCTCGACTTTGGCGGCTGCACGCTCGACCCGATGCTTTTAAGGCTCTCTACCGACATGACACACGTCATAGCAAAGCCCGACAGATCCAAGATGCTTGGCGGGCGCGACATAGACCGCTGGGTGGCCGAGTACGTGAACGAAAAGCATAACCTTAGGACCAACCCTTCGGGGCACGAGGCCCTGACTGCGGCAGAGGCGCTGAAAATAGAACTTAGCGCCAAAAACTCGGCGAAGTTCGTGTTTGGCGGCCGCGATATCGCGGAACTTACGCGCATAGAGTTCGAGGAGCTTCTCTCGCGCAGAGGGTTCTACAGCGACATAGACAGGGAACTTTCGAACGTGCTAAAAAAGGCTTCGAAGCTCGGCGTTTATAAATCCATGATAGAGGCCGTCATCATAACCGGGGGCTCTTCGCAGATACCGTCGTTCAAGGAAAAGATATCTCACTACTTCCACAACCTGGCCGTGCAAAACGCGATATACGACCACAGCCCGCTGTCGTCGGTCGCAAGGGGCGCGGCCCTCTACGGCACGGCCTCGGTGCTGGACCGCCACCTGGCCATGGCGTACGCAATAAAGCACATTGCAAGGGAAGAGGAAAAACAGTTTGCCTACGAAATCGTACTCGAAAAGGGCGAATCGCTTCCGTTCAAAAAGACCTTGCGCTTTACTCCTGCCATGACGCTCGGTGGACAGAAGGAAATATTTCTCGAACTCTTCGAGGTGCCCGATTCCCTTATCGTACGGCGCTGGATATCCGAGGGCGGCATGGAGTTCATAAAGCAAATACTTAAGCACACGCCCGACGAACTCGATCTGAGGGCTTTCAAGACCGTCACGCTTTCATTCGACGCTCCTATAGAAGGAAGCACAGACATCACATTTATAGTGGAAGAGAACGGACGATTGAAGGTGCGCTACGAAAAAGACGGCCGCGAACTTGCAACCGACATACACCTTCAGTAA
- the rfaE2 gene encoding D-glycero-beta-D-manno-heptose 1-phosphate adenylyltransferase gives MGEIVGLKKLLTCLKRQKAKRKKVVFTNGCFDILHAGHVRYLKKAASLGDVLVIGLNSDSSVRGIKGHKRPIVPEKERAEVLSALGFVDYVVLFGDSTPIKLITAVKPDILVKGADWKKGQIVGEDVVMANGGRVARIRLVKGLSTTNIVEKILKSHA, from the coding sequence GTGGGAGAGATCGTAGGGCTTAAAAAACTGCTTACATGCCTGAAAAGGCAAAAGGCGAAGAGGAAAAAGGTTGTTTTCACGAACGGCTGTTTCGATATCCTGCATGCCGGGCATGTGAGGTATCTTAAAAAGGCGGCATCGCTTGGCGATGTGCTCGTTATCGGTCTAAACAGCGATTCTTCCGTAAGGGGCATCAAAGGCCACAAACGCCCCATAGTTCCGGAGAAAGAGCGCGCAGAGGTGCTCTCGGCGCTCGGATTTGTCGATTATGTCGTGCTCTTTGGCGATTCAACACCCATTAAGCTCATAACCGCGGTAAAGCCGGATATCCTTGTAAAGGGCGCTGATTGGAAAAAAGGGCAGATAGTCGGCGAGGACGTTGTTATGGCAAACGGCGGGCGCGTTGCCAGGATACGGCTCGTAAAAGGGCTCTCCACCACGAACATCGTAGAGAAAATCCTTAAATCCCACGCATAG
- a CDS encoding ComF family protein: MITATELGKRAKTFALPFLDVFFPNLCRFCGKTASDSWLCNACLDSIRKISDAAHCVKCGRPFAGAIETPGSCGECLTEKRWFEAMRSAFFYDGNVAEAVRDLKYNKKTELARPMAKWVSLAAKGLGEGGFDTVMPVPLHLKRLRERGFNQSLLIAREVSKRLGARLSYDNLERIRHTRPQVELEHNERSANVKDAFALRDKGAVKNRRVLLIDDVCTTGATIAECSKVLARAGAAVYVATFAMAVKL, encoded by the coding sequence ATGATAACGGCAACGGAGCTTGGAAAAAGGGCGAAAACTTTTGCGCTGCCTTTTCTGGACGTGTTTTTCCCGAACCTCTGCCGCTTTTGCGGCAAGACAGCTTCGGACAGCTGGCTTTGCAATGCCTGTCTCGATAGTATCAGGAAGATATCCGATGCTGCGCACTGCGTAAAATGCGGCAGGCCTTTTGCCGGAGCGATAGAAACGCCGGGTAGCTGCGGCGAATGTCTTACGGAAAAGCGCTGGTTCGAGGCGATGCGCAGTGCGTTTTTCTACGATGGCAATGTTGCGGAGGCGGTGCGCGATTTAAAGTACAATAAAAAGACCGAGCTTGCGCGGCCGATGGCCAAGTGGGTGTCTCTGGCTGCGAAAGGTCTTGGCGAAGGCGGCTTCGATACGGTCATGCCCGTGCCGCTTCATTTAAAACGGCTAAGGGAGCGCGGTTTTAACCAGTCGCTTCTTATAGCGCGCGAGGTTTCGAAAAGGCTTGGCGCACGCCTTTCTTACGACAATCTCGAAAGGATCAGGCACACCAGGCCGCAGGTCGAGCTCGAGCACAACGAGCGGAGTGCGAACGTGAAAGACGCCTTTGCGCTCAGGGACAAGGGCGCGGTAAAGAACAGGCGCGTTCTTCTCATCGACGACGTGTGTACCACCGGAGCGACCATAGCCGAGTGCTCAAAGGTGCTTGCCAGGGCCGGGGCAGCGGTCTATGTTGCCACGTTTGCCATGGCAGTCAAACTGTGA
- a CDS encoding HAMP domain-containing histidine kinase, which yields MHKEFLDVRKKLSLSILAAMLGVVLIALGARVVFLFYVEDVDSSNILGAVEPEKILEQAQYVSFGFSVLVGLAVGIVFSVIFWKKIVAILDTLFVGAAAVVKRSSLLELKWSRLEMSGVAKKHGKDDGLVSMLGRAVGLVEAEVEIVSKALSVSDFFVCAVDSKGNILYAGKTFLDTFGLVYAGAKGPNIAQVLGDVDMDVLGSSPMTVEARIGGVKKRIRAAAMKLDTIRDGFVIVFTETGKVEELRSEVRAVKRELEQRERRHEEVVDSLVGMVKILDDGEKDLKAAYNELKQAQDHLTQVSKLRALGEMSAVLAHELRQPLTVVSGLTQHLLKKEGMDADVFEKLKVIDSAARKMENVVGHLRVFMRQDNPVYKQVDLNAVIDDAFIVVGEILKKSGVEVRFEKGTLPPVIGDSTRLEQVIVNLVANARDAMPGGGEIVLATECEDGPDSRHVILSVSDTGTGMDERTVARLFEPFFTTKEPGVGTGLGLSVSRGIVREHGGNIFVDSKPGKGSVFTVKLPAAPKGGLA from the coding sequence ATGCATAAAGAATTCTTGGATGTAAGAAAAAAACTTTCGCTTTCGATTCTGGCGGCAATGCTTGGCGTTGTGCTGATTGCCCTTGGCGCCAGGGTTGTTTTTCTTTTTTATGTCGAGGATGTGGATAGTTCGAATATACTTGGCGCCGTCGAGCCTGAAAAGATACTGGAGCAGGCGCAATATGTCAGTTTTGGGTTTTCTGTCCTGGTAGGCCTGGCGGTCGGTATCGTATTTTCCGTTATTTTCTGGAAGAAGATAGTGGCTATATTGGATACGTTGTTTGTCGGGGCAGCGGCGGTCGTTAAAAGAAGCAGTTTGCTGGAATTGAAGTGGAGCAGGCTTGAAATGTCGGGAGTGGCAAAAAAGCACGGAAAAGACGATGGGCTTGTATCGATGCTTGGCAGGGCCGTTGGTCTCGTGGAGGCAGAGGTGGAGATAGTAAGCAAGGCCTTGTCTGTGAGCGATTTTTTTGTCTGTGCCGTTGATTCGAAGGGGAACATTCTGTATGCAGGCAAGACGTTTCTGGATACATTTGGTCTCGTTTATGCCGGGGCCAAGGGGCCAAACATAGCGCAGGTCTTGGGCGATGTTGATATGGATGTGCTTGGTTCTTCCCCGATGACCGTTGAAGCCAGAATCGGCGGAGTAAAAAAACGCATCCGGGCCGCTGCCATGAAACTCGATACCATAAGGGACGGTTTTGTCATTGTGTTTACGGAGACGGGCAAGGTCGAAGAGTTACGTAGCGAGGTGCGCGCGGTAAAAAGGGAGCTTGAGCAAAGAGAGCGCAGGCACGAGGAAGTGGTCGACAGCCTTGTTGGCATGGTAAAGATCCTCGATGACGGAGAAAAGGACTTGAAGGCCGCGTACAACGAACTCAAGCAGGCACAGGACCATCTGACGCAGGTCTCGAAGCTTAGGGCCCTTGGCGAGATGTCTGCCGTGCTCGCGCACGAGCTAAGGCAGCCGCTTACGGTGGTAAGCGGGCTTACCCAGCACCTTCTTAAAAAGGAAGGCATGGACGCCGATGTGTTCGAAAAATTAAAAGTAATAGACTCTGCGGCAAGAAAGATGGAAAATGTAGTCGGGCATCTTCGCGTGTTCATGCGTCAGGATAATCCCGTGTACAAACAGGTGGACTTAAATGCCGTTATCGACGATGCGTTCATAGTCGTTGGCGAGATACTAAAGAAAAGCGGTGTAGAGGTCAGGTTTGAAAAAGGAACGCTGCCGCCTGTTATCGGCGATTCTACCAGGCTCGAGCAGGTAATCGTAAATCTCGTTGCCAACGCGCGGGACGCCATGCCTGGCGGCGGAGAGATTGTGCTTGCAACGGAGTGCGAGGACGGCCCTGACTCACGTCATGTCATATTAAGTGTCAGCGATACGGGCACGGGAATGGATGAGAGAACGGTGGCAAGGCTTTTCGAGCCGTTCTTTACGACAAAAGAGCCTGGGGTAGGCACCGGCCTTGGCCTTAGCGTTAGCAGGGGCATAGTCAGGGAGCACGGCGGCAATATCTTCGTAGATAGCAAGCCTGGCAAGGGTTCGGTGTTCACGGTCAAGCTGCCTGCAGCGCCCAAAGGGGGCCTGGCATGA